A window of the Deltaproteobacteria bacterium RBG_16_64_85 genome harbors these coding sequences:
- a CDS encoding pyrroline-5-carboxylate reductase, translating to MKGLGFIGAGNMAEAMIRGILAAKLLPPEKLFVLDIRAGRTEELRKRFGVSVSPGLQDLVRGSETIVFAVKPQTIPEVLRKMAGNAGRGKLFISIAAGVKTRVFLDALGKGSSVVRAMPNTPAQVGMGSTGLFFAAGVKEDQKARTLKIFSSFGTVAEFSREEILDVVTALSGSGPAYAFLFIEALADGAVRSGMGREEANLLAASTVEGAARMVRESGRHPGQLKDLVTSPGGTTAAGIAALERGAFRGAVMDAVFAAWQRCRELST from the coding sequence ATGAAGGGTTTGGGGTTCATCGGGGCCGGGAACATGGCGGAGGCGATGATCCGGGGGATCCTCGCAGCGAAACTGCTGCCGCCCGAAAAGCTGTTCGTGCTGGACATCCGTGCCGGGCGGACGGAGGAGCTTCGAAAGCGGTTCGGCGTCTCCGTTTCGCCCGGGCTCCAGGACCTGGTGCGAGGGAGCGAGACGATCGTGTTCGCCGTGAAGCCGCAGACGATCCCCGAGGTGCTCCGGAAGATGGCCGGTAACGCGGGCAGGGGAAAACTGTTCATTTCGATCGCGGCGGGGGTCAAGACCCGGGTTTTCCTGGATGCCCTCGGGAAGGGAAGCAGCGTGGTGCGCGCCATGCCGAACACTCCGGCGCAGGTGGGGATGGGAAGCACCGGCCTCTTTTTTGCAGCGGGCGTCAAGGAAGATCAGAAGGCGCGGACCCTCAAGATCTTCTCCTCTTTCGGTACCGTGGCCGAATTCTCGCGCGAGGAGATCCTGGACGTGGTGACGGCGCTGTCGGGCTCCGGCCCCGCCTATGCCTTCCTCTTCATCGAGGCGCTGGCCGACGGGGCGGTCCGCAGCGGGATGGGGCGGGAGGAGGCCAACCTCCTGGCGGCCTCTACCGTCGAAGGAGCCGCGAGGATGGTGCGGGAATCGGGAAGGCACCCGGGGCAGCTGAAGGACCTGGTCACCTCGCCCGGCGGCACGACGGCAGCGGGGATCGCGGCGCTGGAACGGGGGGCCTTTCGCGGGGCGGTGATGGACGCGGTGTTCGCCGCATGGCAGCGGTGCAGGGAACTTTCAACTTGA
- a CDS encoding YggU family protein has translation MTGTSAAFSVRVLPRSAREEVAGIAGDAVRIRLKAPAVENRANEALVRFLSRALGVPCGQVELLAGQRTRHKVVRIHGMSREEIFRRLGLEQPPDQAASLR, from the coding sequence GTGACCGGGACGTCGGCCGCGTTCTCCGTCCGGGTGCTGCCCCGCTCCGCGAGGGAGGAAGTGGCGGGGATTGCAGGTGATGCCGTCCGGATCCGACTGAAGGCTCCGGCCGTCGAGAACCGGGCGAACGAGGCCCTCGTGCGGTTTCTCTCGCGGGCTCTCGGCGTCCCGTGCGGGCAGGTGGAGCTCCTTGCCGGCCAGCGCACGCGACACAAGGTCGTGCGCATCCACGGCATGTCAAGGGAGGAGATTTTCCGGCGTCTCGGTCTTGAGCAGCCTCCGGATCAGGCGGCCTCCTTGCGCTAA
- a CDS encoding branched chain amino acid aminotransferase, whose translation MSSTMEIANHFVTPAQKKPRPSDDSALGFGQIFSDHMFRMEYSQDKGWHGASIVPYGPIALDPASMVLHYGQEIFEGLKAYRGHGGTICLFRPLMNFDRLNRSAGRLCMPGIPTEDQLRAVSALVSADRDWIPASRGTSLYVRPAMIATEAGLGVRPSAEYLFFIITGPVGNYYARGFEPVRILVEQRYVRAANGGLGEAKTSANYAASLLAAKKAKEKGYDQVLWLDAGRLGQVEEVGTMNIFFVIGEELVTPPLSGSILPGITRDSVLRIARDWGWKVSERSINMGEVTKTFHDGSLREIFGTGTAAVISPVGTLSYNGKEFNINGGRVGEMSRKLFDEITGIQYGEIPDRYGWVHNVD comes from the coding sequence ATGAGCAGCACGATGGAAATCGCAAATCACTTCGTAACGCCAGCGCAGAAAAAACCGAGGCCGTCGGATGACTCGGCCCTGGGGTTCGGGCAAATATTTTCCGACCACATGTTCCGCATGGAGTACTCGCAGGATAAGGGGTGGCACGGCGCAAGCATAGTGCCGTACGGACCGATCGCCCTGGACCCCGCCTCCATGGTGCTGCATTACGGCCAGGAAATCTTCGAGGGGCTGAAGGCCTACCGTGGCCACGGCGGGACGATCTGCCTCTTCCGCCCGCTCATGAACTTCGATCGTTTGAACCGGTCGGCCGGCCGCCTGTGCATGCCCGGGATTCCAACGGAGGACCAACTGCGGGCCGTTTCCGCTCTCGTGAGTGCCGACAGGGACTGGATCCCCGCGTCCCGAGGCACGTCGCTCTATGTCCGTCCCGCGATGATCGCCACGGAGGCGGGCTTGGGCGTACGGCCTTCGGCGGAGTACCTGTTCTTCATCATCACCGGCCCCGTCGGGAACTATTACGCCCGGGGGTTCGAGCCGGTGCGCATCCTGGTGGAGCAGCGGTACGTCCGCGCGGCGAACGGCGGGCTGGGCGAAGCCAAGACGAGTGCCAACTACGCGGCGAGTCTTCTGGCGGCGAAAAAGGCGAAAGAGAAGGGATACGACCAGGTGCTGTGGTTGGACGCCGGCCGGCTGGGTCAGGTCGAAGAGGTCGGCACGATGAACATCTTCTTCGTCATCGGAGAAGAACTCGTAACCCCCCCGCTTTCCGGATCGATCCTGCCCGGCATCACCCGGGACTCCGTCCTGCGGATCGCTCGCGACTGGGGGTGGAAAGTGTCCGAGAGGTCCATCAACATGGGGGAGGTGACAAAGACCTTCCATGATGGGTCCTTGCGCGAGATTTTCGGAACAGGAACCGCCGCGGTCATCTCCCCCGTGGGAACCTTGAGCTACAACGGCAAGGAGTTCAACATCAACGGAGGCCGGGTGGGAGAGATGTCACGTAAACTGTTCGACGAGATCACAGGCATTCAATACGGAGAGATCCCGGACCGGTACGGCTGGGTGCACAACGTGGATTAG